One Miscanthus floridulus cultivar M001 chromosome 11, ASM1932011v1, whole genome shotgun sequence DNA window includes the following coding sequences:
- the LOC136490937 gene encoding DEAD-box ATP-dependent RNA helicase 13-like, with amino-acid sequence MAEPEHPPQVSSEPTTPPQEGSGRTKKKNKKNRSKKQPKRAAAAADTDGFSGASTVAEDPFLVLAGGKEGGFLDLEEIDEADFGIFGSVLDDVGEGVEEEGKDHAKKKKKTKKRKRGGDDEGFNADGALVVENEQVDGEKAEKKVDDEEKGEKKGKRKRNRKKRKVKDNETTRESDEDVASDNAEDMQDDTENMEQDKDDKLILGEDDVSAWRELRLHPLLLKAMRRLGFKEPTPIQKSCFPAAAHQGKDVIGAAETGSGKTLAFALPILQRLLEEREKAARLHQEDEKMEEHSGGSPLRALILTPTRELAKQVCDHLKDAAKFLGIHVVPIVGGLSMEKQERLLKKKPEIVVGTPGRLWEHMSMNNQHLVELHSLSFFVLDEADRMIERGHFRELQSIIEMLPLTNGSDDQAAKNMPNCETVPILQIKKRQTFVFSATLALSSNFRKKLKRGLSTSKASTPDDVSSIEALSKQAGMKPNAEIVDLTKASILPEKLEESFIECSEEDKDAYLYYILSVHGQGRTIIFCTSIAALRHISSILRILGINVLTNHAQMQQRARMRAVDRFRGSENSILVATDGFARGMDFDDVRTVIHYQLPHSTDVYIHRSGRTARKSLAGCSIALISPTDKSKFYSLCKSLSKENLQQFPVDHSYMSGVMNRLSLARQIDKIARKTSQENANKSWLQRNAESMGLILDASESEEERVQGHKKRKATSQHLQKLQQELSDLLQRPLQPKTFSRRYLAGAGVSPLLQKQLEELARRNASNNSSKSENKGSGFVVIGQDRVEPLQALQNSGQEVCVNIDKQREKRRVAENWRRKRHEEKKRTREQKRKDKRKAKEMA; translated from the exons ATGGCCGAGCCCGAGCATCCGCCGCAGGTGTCGTCGGAACCTACCACTCCGCCGCAGGAAGGCAGCGGAAGGACtaagaaaaagaacaagaagaatcGCTCCAAGAAGCAACCGaagcgagccgccgccgccgccgacaccgACGGGTTCTCAGGCGCCAGCACCGTGGCTGAGGACCCCTTCCTCGTCCTTGCCGGCGGAAAGGAAGGAG GGTTTCTGGATTTGGAGGAGATCGATGAGGCAGATTTCGGCATCTTCGGAAGCGTCTTGGATGACGTAGGTGAAGGCGTCGAGGAAGAAGGGAAGGATCatgcgaagaagaagaagaaaacgaaGAAGCGGAAGCGTGGGGGTGATGACGAGGGCTTCAATGCCGACGGTGCTTTGGTAGTTGAGAATGAGCAGGTGGATGGCGAGAAAGCGGAGAAAAAGGTCGATGATGAGGAGAAAGGGGAGAAGAAGGGAAAGCGAAAGAGGaacaggaagaagaggaaggtgaagGATAATGAGACGACCAGGGAGAGTGATGAGGATGTCGCTAGTGACAATGCAGAAG ACATGCAAGATGACACTGAGAATATGGAACAAGATAAGGATGATAAGCTGATTTTGGGCGAGGATGATGTTTCTGCATGGCGTGAGCTTAGGCTTCACCCTCTGCTTCTCAAGGCGATGCGCAGACTTGGATTCAAAGAGCCAACACCTATACAAAAGTCTTGCTTTCCTGCAGCAGCTCATCAAGGAAAG GATGTTATCGGTGCGGCAGAGACAGGTTCCGGAAAGACACTTGCTTTTGCCCTCCCAATTCTGCAACGTCTCCTTGAAGAGCGAGAAAAGGCCGCAAGATTGCACCAGGAAGACGAGAAAATGGAGGAACATTCTGGTGGAAGTCCTCTTCGTGCTCTTATTCTGACACCCACCAGGGAGCTTGCCAAACAG GTATGCGATCATCTAAAAGATGCAGCCAAGTTCTTAGGAATCCATGTTGTTCCAATTGTTGGTGGTCTATCCATGGAAAAGCAAGAGCGGCTTTTGAAAAAGAAGCCTGAAATTGTTGTTGGAACTCCTGGAAGATTGTGGGAGCACATGTCGATGAATAATCAACACCTAGTTGAG CTGCATTCATTGTCATTCTTCGTCTTGGATGAGGCTGATAGAATGATCGAACGAGGCCATTTCCGTGAATTACAATCTATCATTGAGATGCTTCCACTGACCAATGGTTCTGATGACCAAGCTGCAAAAAACATGCCAAACTGTGAGACTGTACCAATTTTGCAAATAAAGAAGCGGCAAACCTTTGTGTTCTCAGCCACACTTGCACTTTCATCTAATTTTCGGAAGAAGTTGAAGCGCGGCCTATCTACTTCGAAGGCATCGACACCTGATGATGTAAGCTCTATTGAAGCATTGTCAAAACAAGCTGGAATGAAACCCAATGCTGAAATAGTTGATTTGACAAAGGCTTCAATCTTGCCTGAGAAGCTTGAAGAATCTTTTATTGA GTGCAGCGAAGAGGATAAGGATGCCTATCTGTATTATATATTGAGTGTTCACGGGCAAGGTCGCACAATAATATTTTGTACATCAATCGCCGCGTTACGTCACATTTCTTCTATATTGCGCATTCTTGGAATTAATGTATTGACAAACCATGCTCAAATGCAACAAAGAGCTCGCATGAGG GCTGTGGATCGCTTCCGTGGAAGTGAAAATTCCATTTTGGTCGCAACTGATGGTTTTGCAAGGGGTATGGATTTTGATGATGTGCGAACAGTTATCCATTATCAGTTGCCACACTCAACTGAT GTTTATATCCACAGAAGTGGAAGGACAGCACGTAAGTCATTGGCTGGCTGCAGCATTGCGTTAATCTCTCCTACTGACAAGTCCAAGTTTTATTCTCTTTGCAAGTCTTTGTCAAAG GAGAATCTCCAGCAGTTTCCTGTAGATCATAGTTACATGTCTGGAGTAATGAATAGGCTCTCACTTGCTCGGCAGATTGACAAGATTGCACGTAAAACTTCACAG GAAAATGCTAACAAATCCTGGCTTCAAAGAAATGCTGAATCCATGGGATTGATTTTGGACGCTAGTGAGAGTGAAGAAGAACGTGTGCAGGGACACAAGAAACGAAAGGCAACTTCTCAACATCTCCAAAAGCTTCAACAG GAATTGAGTGATCTCTTGCAACGTCCATTGCAGCCTAAGACTTTCTCTCGCCGCTATTTGGCTGGG GCTGGTGTCTCACCCTTACTtcagaagcaactagaagagttggcCAGGAGAAATGCAAGCAACAATAGCAGCAAGAGTGAGAATAAAGGATCTGGGTTTGTTGTTATTGGTCAGGATCGTGTTGAACCCTTGCAAGCACTTCAAAATTCTGGGCAAGAG GTCTGTGTGAACATAGACAAACAAAGAGAAAAGCGAAGAGTCGCTGAGAACTGGAGGCGGAAAAGGCATGAAGAAAAGAAAC GTACACGAGAGCAGAAGCGAAAGGATAAGAGAAAAGCTAAAGAGATGGCTTGA
- the LOC136490938 gene encoding nuclear transport factor 2-like isoform X2 yields MDPMEQPEPEIAGHYYALQVGSYFLTGYYNVLTNQSHLASQFYTDNSSVVRLDCETGRWSFGETVEVINDMMMSMNVSKVEVKTANFLESWGGAITLLVTGLVQLKGYPVRKRFAQNIVLAPKKDGYFIFSDIFKLICDEYDDQYPVADYSCAHNMPQVDASYTMVETGSDYLDGEPEVQETVAPAKNHVQHQDPLEYKAGNVIYDETHPEEHIPSFLSSTDMKRDSPIAPPHPPSSPTLEEPVEEAPKTYASVLRRNVKATMATAETQQAQQLAPQAQSAPVHEKSNLDNHRAVSTPEDEEEFLSVYVGNLSPSTSVFDLEKVFQAFGRIKPDGVAIRSRKEAGVFFGFVEFEDMSGIQNALSASPIELNDRFVHVEERRANCGFPRGRRGRGRTDFSRDQAGGRYDGEYATRSKGTGHQKKSGRQYDSYY; encoded by the exons ATGGACCCCATGGAGCAGCCGGAGCCCGAAATCGCGGGCCACTACTACGCCCTTCAG GTGGGCTCCTACTTCCTGACGGGCTACTACAACGTCCTGACGAACCAGTCGCACCTGGCGAGCCAGTTCTACACGGACAACAGCAGCGTTGTCAGACTGGACTGCGAGACGGGCCGGTGGTCTTTTGGAGAGACGGTGGAG GTTATCAATGATATGATGATGTCCATGAATGTAAGCAAGGTTGAGGTTAAAACAGCGAATTTCTTAGAGTCATGGGGTGGAGCGATTACGCTGTTGGTTACTGGCCTAGTGCAATTGAAGGGCTACCCTGTTCGCAAGCGATTTGCTCAGAATATTGTTCTTGCTCCAAAGAAAGATGGATATTTTATATTCAGCGACATCTTTAAGCTCATCTGTGATGAGTATGATGATCAGTACCCTGTTGCTGATTACAGTTGTGCTCACAACATGCCCCAAGTGGATGCGTCTTACACAATGGTTGAAACAG GGTCTGATTATTTGGATGGAGAACCTGAGGTGCAGGAGACTGTTGCTCCTGCTAAAAATCATGTGCAGCACCAAGATCCTTTGGAATATAAGGCTGGCAATGTGATTTATGATGAAACTCATCCAGAAGAGCATATTCCCTCATTCCTAAGTTCAACAGACATGAAAAGGGATTCACCTATTGCTCCTCCCCACCCTCCTTCATCGCCTACCCTTGAAGAACCTGTGGAAGAAGCACCCAAGACATATGCTTCAGTG TTGCGAAGAAACGTGAAGGCAACGATGGCGACTGCAGAGACACAGCAGGCTCAACAGTTAGCCCCACAGGCGCAGTCTGCCCCAGTGCATGAAAAGTCTAACTTGGACAACCACCGGGCTGTTAGCACCCCTGAGGATGaag AAGAGTTTCTTTCAGTTTATGTTGGGAATCTTTCGCCATCTACTTCGGTCTTTGATCTTGAGAAAGTGTTCCAGGCTTTTGGAAGAATCAAACCCGATGGAGTTGCTATCCGAAGCCGCAAG GAGGCTGGAGTCTTCTTTGGCTTTGTTGAGTTCGAAGACATGTCTGGCATTCAGAATGCTTTAAGT GCATCTCCAATAGAGTTAAATGACCGTTTTGTACATGTTGAAGAGAGGAGGGCTAACTGCGGATTCCCTCGTGGAA GAAGAGGCCGCGGAAGAACTGATTTCTCAAGGGACCAAGCTGGTGGGAGATACGACGGGGAGTATGCTACTCGATCGAAGGGAACTGGGCACCAGAAAAAATCTGGACGCCAGTATGACAGTTACTACTAG
- the LOC136490938 gene encoding nuclear transport factor 2-like isoform X1 → MDPMEQPEPEIAGHYYALQVGSYFLTGYYNVLTNQSHLASQFYTDNSSVVRLDCETGRWSFGETVEVINDMMMSMNVSKVEVKTANFLESWGGAITLLVTGLVQLKGYPVRKRFAQNIVLAPKKDGYFIFSDIFKLICDEYDDQYPVADYSCAHNMPQVDASYTMVETGSDYLDGEPEVQETVAPAKNHVQHQDPLEYKAGNVIYDETHPEEHIPSFLSSTDMKRDSPIAPPHPPSSPTLEEPVEEAPKTYASVLRRNVKATMATAETQQAQQLAPQAQSAPVHEKSNLDNHRAVSTPEDEEEFLSVYVGNLSPSTSVFDLEKVFQAFGRIKPDGVAIRSRKEAGVFFGFVEFEDMSGIQNALSEEAAEELISQGTKLVGDTTGSMLLDRRELGTRKNLDASMTVTTSFVPALLVNGRVPWAFSTWYCSGHSFAESHNDVETSISALLTLGGVFFGDGLLLPFCCVTVVFGPQLP, encoded by the exons ATGGACCCCATGGAGCAGCCGGAGCCCGAAATCGCGGGCCACTACTACGCCCTTCAG GTGGGCTCCTACTTCCTGACGGGCTACTACAACGTCCTGACGAACCAGTCGCACCTGGCGAGCCAGTTCTACACGGACAACAGCAGCGTTGTCAGACTGGACTGCGAGACGGGCCGGTGGTCTTTTGGAGAGACGGTGGAG GTTATCAATGATATGATGATGTCCATGAATGTAAGCAAGGTTGAGGTTAAAACAGCGAATTTCTTAGAGTCATGGGGTGGAGCGATTACGCTGTTGGTTACTGGCCTAGTGCAATTGAAGGGCTACCCTGTTCGCAAGCGATTTGCTCAGAATATTGTTCTTGCTCCAAAGAAAGATGGATATTTTATATTCAGCGACATCTTTAAGCTCATCTGTGATGAGTATGATGATCAGTACCCTGTTGCTGATTACAGTTGTGCTCACAACATGCCCCAAGTGGATGCGTCTTACACAATGGTTGAAACAG GGTCTGATTATTTGGATGGAGAACCTGAGGTGCAGGAGACTGTTGCTCCTGCTAAAAATCATGTGCAGCACCAAGATCCTTTGGAATATAAGGCTGGCAATGTGATTTATGATGAAACTCATCCAGAAGAGCATATTCCCTCATTCCTAAGTTCAACAGACATGAAAAGGGATTCACCTATTGCTCCTCCCCACCCTCCTTCATCGCCTACCCTTGAAGAACCTGTGGAAGAAGCACCCAAGACATATGCTTCAGTG TTGCGAAGAAACGTGAAGGCAACGATGGCGACTGCAGAGACACAGCAGGCTCAACAGTTAGCCCCACAGGCGCAGTCTGCCCCAGTGCATGAAAAGTCTAACTTGGACAACCACCGGGCTGTTAGCACCCCTGAGGATGaag AAGAGTTTCTTTCAGTTTATGTTGGGAATCTTTCGCCATCTACTTCGGTCTTTGATCTTGAGAAAGTGTTCCAGGCTTTTGGAAGAATCAAACCCGATGGAGTTGCTATCCGAAGCCGCAAG GAGGCTGGAGTCTTCTTTGGCTTTGTTGAGTTCGAAGACATGTCTGGCATTCAGAATGCTTTAAGT GAAGAGGCCGCGGAAGAACTGATTTCTCAAGGGACCAAGCTGGTGGGAGATACGACGGGGAGTATGCTACTCGATCGAAGGGAACTGGGCACCAGAAAAAATCTGGACGCCAGTATGACAGTTACTACTAGTTTCGTACCTGCTCTGCTGGTAAATGGCCGTGTACCATGGGCGTTCTCTACCTGGTACTGTTCTGGCCATAGTTTTGCTGAAAGTCACAATGATGTCGAGACTAGTATTTCTGCTTTGCTGACATTGGGCGGCGTCTTTTTTGGGGATGGGCTTCTGTTACCATTTTGTTGCGTCACAGTAGTTTTTGGTCCTCAGCTACCGTGA
- the LOC136494431 gene encoding uncharacterized protein: MIYKSRHERSDLEKEASPPSPAFSFLSHVRTENREAETALDRRMLLRSSTTPFLHHPFFSSSSPSSRRSSLHLRRAFSDGHLPSLHPSSTPNDAGSSTHRGGQLHTDLSFSIYNTFGKGEVVAAPLASSSQGPAAQQEQEEEGGQQQPTVVQPEHPEVPLFLARGLGIDRIASGFFTAGADYKTGCGRANMERVEEQDEAVAALDAQYKTMVDEQPGNALFLRNYAQFLHEVKGDTRRAEEYYSRAMLADPSDGEIMSQYAKLVWEVHHDPERCLGYFQKSVQAAPQNSHVLAAYASFLWEQDDDDDCGDKGTGGAAAPERAAGTGQAMELASAAV, translated from the exons ATGATATATAAATCAAGACACGAGAGGTCAGATCTCGAGAAAGAAGCCTCTCCCCCGTCCCCCGCCTTTTCCTTTCTCTCTCATGTGAGAACTGAGAACAGAGAAGCCGAGACGGCTCTCGATCGGAGGATGCTGCTGAGGAGCTCGACCACGCCATTCCTGCACCatcccttcttctcctcctcttccCCGTCGTCCCGCCGCTCCTCCCTGCACCTCCGGCGCGCCTTCTCCGACGGCCACCTCCCCTCCCTCCACCCGTCGTCCACCCCCAACGACGCCGGCAGCAGCACCCACCGCGGCGGTCAGCTGCACACGGATCTCTCCTTCTCCATCTACAACACCTTCGGCAAGGGCGAGGTCGTAGCAGCACCGCTGGCGTCGTCGTCCCAGGGACCGGCGGCtcagcaggagcaggaggaggaaggGGGTCAGCAGCAGCCGACGGTGGTGCAGCCGGAGCACCCGGAGGTGCCGCTGTTCCTGGCGAGGGGCCTCGGGATCGACCGCATCGCCTCCGGGTTCTTTACCGCCGGCGCCGACTACAAGACCGGCTGCGGACGAGCCAACATGGAGCGGGTGGAGGAGCAGGACGAGGCGGTGGCCGCGCTGGACGCGCAGTACAAGACGATGGTCGACGAGCAGCCTGGCAACGCGCTGTTCCTGCGCAACTACGCGCAGTTCCTCCACGAG GTGAAGGGCGACACCAGAAGGGCCGAGGAGTACTACTCGCGCGCCATGCTCGCGGATCCCAGCGACGGCGAGATCATGTCGCAGTACGCCAAGCTGGTCTGGGAGGTGCACCACGACCCGGAGAGATGCCTCGGCTACTTCCAAAAGTCGGTGCAGGCTGCCCCACAGAACAG CCATGTCCTCGCTGCGTACGCGAGCTTCTTGTGGGAgcaggacgatgacgacgactgCGGAGACAAAGGCACGGGTGGAGCGGCGGCACCGGAGCGCGCCGCAGGAACAGGGCAAGCGATGGAGCTGGCGTCTGCGGCCGTCTGA